Genomic segment of Nostoc commune NIES-4072:
TGTCTACAACTATCGAATTTTTGACCGTTACGATCGCTCTGTTGCATCATGCGCGATACTGGGGGATGACAACATCAACTGGCGACCATCGCAGTTTGGGTACGATTTGTTTGGTTGTACGGTTGATTTTCAGTTTCCTGTAATCAAGCTGCTAGACTATAAACAAAGGTTGTCGGAGCTAGAAGCCAGTCGTAACCCCTTTGCTACAGTGGTAATGGCTCATTTGGCAGCAGTGCAAACCCGCAGTAATAGGTCGCAAAGGAAACAATCAAAACTGAATTTAGTACGTCGGTTGTATGAGCAAGGGTTTGAACGCGAGGCTGTTGTTAACCTTTTGGCTTTTATTGATTGGATGCTAACGTTACCATTGGATTTAGAACTAGAGTTTAAAAGAGAAGTCGAACAATTGGAGGCACAACTGCGTATGCAGTACGTTACTAGTTTTGAGAGAATTGCTCGAATAGAATCTTTATTAAAAGGCATAGCTTTGGGATTAAAACTCAAATTTGGAACACCTGGACAAAACTTATTGCCTGAAATTGAGCTTCTTGAAGATTTCAGATTGCTGGAATCAATCTTGGCAGCAATAGAAACAGCAGATACTGTGGATGAATTGCGTTCTATTTATCAGACAGCAGATGACACACCGTCAGAAAATTAGAATTGTTTGATATTTGATTTTCAAGGTTCAGCAAGTTTTGAGTGCCGAAATTAGCGTTAATTAAGCACTCAATGAAGTATCGTTATCAATTTCTGCATTAAGCTGATCAAACAGATCCGCCTGATCACCCCAACAATCCCAGCCAACTCTAGACGAACGTGCGAACATCTCCAGCTTGGTCATATCAGGACACAGCTTTTCTACAAGTTCAAAAAACTGTTCGGGCTTACGTGAATGCTCACGACGGGGTGAGTGTAAAATGCTTGACTGGTTTGTGAGTGTCCGTCCAGCAAAAGCCTTCACATTCCCACGAACAGCCAAAGCGCAATGTTCAGTCGAATTC
This window contains:
- a CDS encoding cytosolic protein, with product MTNKTPQTEYDSPWKQMLQLYFEDFMQFFFPQAHAQIDWSRGFEFLDQELQQVVRDAELGKRLIDKLVKIYRIGGEESWLLIHIEIQSQEETDFPKRMFVYNYRIFDRYDRSVASCAILGDDNINWRPSQFGYDLFGCTVDFQFPVIKLLDYKQRLSELEASRNPFATVVMAHLAAVQTRSNRSQRKQSKLNLVRRLYEQGFEREAVVNLLAFIDWMLTLPLDLELEFKREVEQLEAQLRMQYVTSFERIARIESLLKGIALGLKLKFGTPGQNLLPEIELLEDFRLLESILAAIETADTVDELRSIYQTADDTPSEN